CTTTCATAATCACACGtacgtcaaaaaaaaaaaaaactcattcgTAACAGATTTATAAATACATGCAAGAATGACTTGAGATTAAAACGTAGGAGTGATTCTAATGAGAAGACCCGGGAAAAGATCATCGTGGTCATGTATATGAGGATTCCCTTCAACGATGTAAGGATCTCCACACTTCTCACTTATCGTCTGCAACGTCTCTCCTTCTTTCACCTCATATATCTCATCGCATGCTGGCCGTCGATCAGGATATCCGGCGATCATCATGGACGGCTGTTGTTTCTGCATGATCTCCGTGGAACCCTCCTCTACTACGTGGAAGAAGTTCATCAGAAGCATCATGGCAGCAAACACCGTGCAGTACAAAGAGAACTTCTCTGCTACTACCATGGAAGAACTCTTACCCATTCTGAAATCTCTTTAGGGATTTGTTTCAAGGGAAAGATTTGGTGATTATACGAGAAGGGTTTTGTGGattgatatatatgttgtattagatGTGTGTATGGATTAAGTTTgattagaaaaatattatatgttgttGGATTTGGTATGAATATTGGCGGGAGTTGAGACGGTTGATAGTTAATGTTGCAGGTTCTTTTTGTGTTAGGTGACTTGTTTTTGAATCCTTCCCATTCATCTCTTAATTACTACTAGACAAATACTCTAATTTAAGTTTAAATAATTAAGTTGACCAAAATGGTTGTGAATCCTAATCcaattttttaaatcaagacTAAACACGTCTATATATCAGCTAATTTTATCTAttgtatatttaaattacaaaaacgTTTAGTGCTCTAAATATAGAAGATCAAAGTAATAGTTTACTAAGCGAACTTTACAAAtaaattgtgtatatatttttgacattaTTTCTTAAATGTTACTTCAAAgttcaaatcaaatttttgcTAAAGATCACATGAGGTTCTTACAATCAACTAAATCTCCATCATATTGAACAGAACACCATCCATGGGCCAAGCCCAATCAAGATAAATTTGAAAGAGAGAGCTTATCATAGTAATATGATCAAATCTTATGAAATCATCTATCTGTGATCAGATTTTATTATAGCAGCTCTATATGTTCTTTCATAATATTTCGTTAATCTTGTATGTATGACGATCCTAATCAACTACATCATAATAGTGTATGATATTTCTGTTTTCTTGTCCaactaaaatatgtatttttgttgcTCATAGCTCTAAGGATAAAAGTATGGCACGTGTTGATAAGTAGCTTCGTTGGGCAGTACTACTATATATGATGTTGTAGTTTAATCTAATCGAATAGAAATAGAGGAAGATAAGATAGAAAGAGTGTACTATTGCGATAAAGAGAAAGACTGGACTTCCATTTTGGCTCCTCTTCCTTCCAGCCTGTTCTTACAAATCTTTATCTTTACACATATTTTTTCTACTTccctaattacattaaaattattaattaacatCATTTTACAAActagttacaaacttacaatgaATAAAACATTCGATATAAGAGTATTAAAAAATTGAGACATATTCTAgttgataatttgatattattggCTATGCCAAAGTTCCATAGGGCCTAATGCCTACTTGTTGAGATACTAATATTAATATCGCCTTCCTCATGTTGTATTGCCTCGTGTCATGCCTCCACTTGCCCGTCACTCGTTTCCTTCATCCTTTATC
The Camelina sativa cultivar DH55 chromosome 6, Cs, whole genome shotgun sequence genome window above contains:
- the LOC104791536 gene encoding uncharacterized protein LOC104791536, yielding MGKSSSMVVAEKFSLYCTVFAAMMLLMNFFHVVEEGSTEIMQKQQPSMMIAGYPDRRPACDEIYEVKEGETLQTISEKCGDPYIVEGNPHIHDHDDLFPGLLIRITPTF